The following nucleotide sequence is from Bradyrhizobium roseum.
ATCCGGAAGATCAAGGCGGGCTAGAGCCGGCAAGGACAAGATGTCATGGGTTCAACACGCAACATCGTCTGTCCGCACTGCAGTGCGGTCAATCGCGTTCCGGTGAACAAGCCGGCGACCGAAGCCCGCTGCGGCGGCTGTCACAAGGCGCTGTTCGAAGGCCATCCGGTGGCCGTCGACGGATCACGCTTGGACAAGCATCGCCGCGCCAATGACATTGCGGTCCTGGTCGACGTCTGGGCGCCATGGTGCGGTCCCTGCCGCGCCATGGCGCCGATGTTCGAGCGCGCCGCAGCCGAACTCGAGCCCGAGGTGCGGCTGCTCAAGCTCAACGCCGACGAGGAACAGCGCACCAGCGCAGAACTGGGCGTGTCGGGCATTCCGGCGCTGCTGCTGTTTCGTGGCGGCAGACTGGTGGCGAAGACGGCCGGCGCGATGGATACCGGGAAGATCGTCGCATGGACCCGCGGCCAGCTCGCCAGCGCGCACTGAGGTTACCACCGAACCAAGCCAGCCAACCCTAATACAATGGAGAAGTGACATGAATGTCGATCGTGCCGTGATGGCTTTCGCCGGAATCATGATCATGGTGAGCGTGCTGCTCGCCATTTACGTCAGCCCGTACTGGCTGGCGCTGACAGGCTTCGTCGGCCTGAACCTGTTGCAGGCATCGATCACCGGATTTTGCCCGGCGGCGATGATCTTCAACAAGCTCGGATTGAAATCCGGCAGCGCGTTTTCCTGATGGCGGCGGTCCCCCGTTTCGCCGGGGCGCCCGAACAACCAACCCCAGCACAAAGGGCGGCTCGTTGAGCCGCCCTTTCGATGGTCCAATCCCGATTTTTTCTATTCCGCCGCGAGCTTCAGGTCCGGCGCGGCCGCGAGAACGTCGGCATCGACCTGGGCTTCGAACTTGGCAAAGTTCTTCTGGAACATGCCGACCAGGCTGCGCGCGGTCTTGTCGAACTCGGCCTTGTCCTTCCAGGTGTTGACGGGATCGAGGATCTCGCTCGGCACGCCCGGCAGCGCGGTCGGCACCGCGAAGCCGAAATACTTGTCGGTGCGGAATTCGACATTGCGCAAGGACCCGTCGAGCGCGGCGGTGAGCAGTGCGCGCGTCACCTTGATCGGCATCCGGCTGCCGGTGCCGTATTTGCCGCCGGTCCAGCCGGTGTTGACCAGCCAGCAATCGACATTGTGCCTGGCGATCAGCTCGCGCAGCATGTTGCCGTAGACGGACGGATCGAGCGGCAGGAACGGCGAGCCGAAGCAGGTGGAGAATTCCGGCTGCGGCTCGTTGCCGAGACCGCGCTCGGTACCGGCCACCTTGGCGGTGTAGCCGGACAAAAAGTGATACATCGCCTGCGCTGGCGACAGCTTTGCGATCGGCGGCAAAACACCGA
It contains:
- the trxC gene encoding thioredoxin TrxC; protein product: MGSTRNIVCPHCSAVNRVPVNKPATEARCGGCHKALFEGHPVAVDGSRLDKHRRANDIAVLVDVWAPWCGPCRAMAPMFERAAAELEPEVRLLKLNADEEQRTSAELGVSGIPALLLFRGGRLVAKTAGAMDTGKIVAWTRGQLASAH
- a CDS encoding YgaP family membrane protein — encoded protein: MNVDRAVMAFAGIMIMVSVLLAIYVSPYWLALTGFVGLNLLQASITGFCPAAMIFNKLGLKSGSAFS